A DNA window from Caulobacter mirabilis contains the following coding sequences:
- a CDS encoding TetR/AcrR family transcriptional regulator: MAKPAEKQLARRNDVVQAALRVIARDGLENASFRAIAAELGSTIGVLTHHFPNREALMRLVLETVSDGIQQAFEAHAQIRTLEDFEAMAAELLPLDPASRALWKIWLSFAVASNAVPALVQNHGERYAGMIADIAKTMKRLQGGGLVAGDLDIDAEAEALVCLLDGVGMHGVLMPDRMTPARQRSILRRFVAGLAPPNA; the protein is encoded by the coding sequence GTGGCCAAACCGGCCGAAAAGCAGCTCGCGCGTCGGAACGACGTCGTGCAGGCGGCCCTGCGCGTCATCGCCCGCGACGGGCTGGAGAACGCGTCCTTCCGGGCGATCGCGGCCGAGCTTGGCAGCACGATCGGCGTGCTGACCCACCACTTCCCCAATCGTGAAGCCCTGATGCGGTTGGTCCTGGAAACCGTCAGCGACGGCATCCAGCAGGCCTTTGAGGCTCATGCCCAGATCCGCACCCTTGAGGACTTCGAGGCGATGGCGGCCGAGCTGCTGCCGCTCGATCCGGCGAGCCGAGCCCTCTGGAAGATCTGGCTGTCCTTTGCAGTGGCTTCGAACGCCGTCCCCGCGCTGGTCCAGAACCACGGCGAACGGTATGCCGGCATGATCGCCGACATCGCCAAGACGATGAAACGATTGCAGGGCGGCGGCCTGGTCGCCGGCGATCTCGACATTGACGCGGAAGCGGAGGCCCTGGTCTGCCTGCTGGACGGCGTGGGGATGCACGGCGTGCTCATGCCGGATCGCATGACCCCGGCGCGACAGCGCTCGATCCTACGCCGCTTCGTGGCCGGGCTGGCGCCGCCGAACGCCTAG